Proteins from a genomic interval of Methanoplanus endosymbiosus:
- a CDS encoding DUF7504 family protein, with protein sequence MPPITEILSESEIIIAMAEPQTLRNSVISTISELCSLGFSGIVISINEPWSILNKALDKKGTDTSDIFFIDCITITAVGQKKDENNCIYINSPGQLTNIGIALTKAMVAMKDKENLFMMIDSVNTMFVYNDSAQIIRFLHMFANKARLNSAKGIMYSVKNAVDPVISAQLATFADETVNLDADVEKS encoded by the coding sequence ATGCCACCAATAACAGAGATTCTTTCTGAGAGTGAGATAATCATTGCAATGGCAGAGCCGCAGACACTGAGAAACAGTGTTATATCCACCATCTCAGAACTATGCAGTCTGGGATTTTCAGGGATTGTAATCTCTATCAATGAACCATGGTCAATATTAAATAAAGCCCTCGATAAAAAAGGTACAGATACATCAGATATATTTTTTATAGACTGCATAACCATTACGGCTGTTGGCCAAAAAAAAGATGAGAATAACTGCATATACATAAACAGTCCGGGACAGCTGACAAATATAGGGATTGCACTGACAAAGGCTATGGTGGCTATGAAGGATAAGGAGAATCTCTTCATGATGATAGACTCGGTGAATACAATGTTTGTCTATAACGATTCCGCTCAGATCATCCGCTTTCTGCATATGTTTGCAAATAAGGCAAGGCTGAACTCTGCAAAAGGTATTATGTATTCTGTAAAAAATGCAGTTGACCCTGTGATCTCAGCTCAGCTGGCAACCTTTGCTGACGAAACTGTGAACCTTGATGCTGATGTGGAGAAATCATAA
- a CDS encoding ABC transporter substrate-binding protein, protein MKITLKLLFTALLLALFVSLPAVAGDTLPLGADGEITEEMVSDAVCSYMLGNNDLTLDEVSDAAYVYTVWNGRAHNVVDMDGRTMTFYRPIERIITTNPDNSRLVIAYGDGDLLVGSDECTVDSGCVCPMTTGDEIYCEECWDSCTDGGLNNVPQTSTRYEVNYEYMASLRPDIIFEAEFWKDRADDMAEKTGAPVFVSGCDFEYSTMKNHFVSVGEVLSKEKEADELVSFMDEKIEMITSITDNIPEDEKLTVYFAPRGAKKGFYDAKEGRDFTRTVNTYDALTMAGGINIAEGCADGDVNVAIEQIIAWNPDVILVACSDPEDAGLQFILDAPELQSIKAVKEGKVYNVFYPNCRGRPTDINLINLIYIAKILYPEKFAHIDMEAEGNEIKEAFLDTDGVYTAYSEYLKFPVEQKV, encoded by the coding sequence ATGAAGATTACACTTAAACTGTTATTTACTGCTCTTCTCCTGGCACTTTTTGTATCTCTGCCGGCAGTTGCAGGCGACACACTTCCGTTGGGAGCAGACGGGGAGATTACAGAAGAGATGGTATCAGATGCTGTTTGCAGCTATATGCTTGGAAATAATGATCTGACACTTGATGAGGTTTCTGACGCGGCTTATGTCTATACAGTCTGGAACGGCAGAGCACATAATGTTGTAGATATGGACGGGCGGACTATGACCTTTTACCGCCCGATAGAGCGGATAATCACCACAAATCCTGACAATTCACGCCTTGTTATCGCTTACGGCGATGGCGATCTCCTTGTAGGATCTGATGAGTGTACTGTTGATTCAGGCTGTGTATGTCCGATGACAACCGGAGATGAGATCTATTGCGAGGAGTGCTGGGACAGCTGCACAGACGGCGGACTTAATAACGTTCCCCAGACGAGCACAAGATATGAGGTCAATTATGAGTATATGGCATCTTTAAGGCCGGACATCATCTTTGAAGCTGAATTCTGGAAGGACCGTGCTGATGACATGGCCGAGAAGACAGGTGCCCCGGTCTTTGTTTCCGGATGCGACTTTGAATACAGCACAATGAAGAATCACTTTGTATCAGTAGGAGAGGTTCTCTCAAAGGAGAAAGAGGCAGATGAACTCGTCTCCTTCATGGATGAAAAAATTGAGATGATAACATCCATAACAGACAATATTCCTGAAGATGAAAAGCTGACTGTTTATTTTGCTCCAAGAGGTGCAAAGAAGGGATTTTATGACGCAAAAGAGGGCAGGGACTTTACAAGAACGGTAAACACCTATGATGCCCTCACTATGGCAGGCGGAATTAATATTGCAGAGGGATGTGCAGACGGCGATGTAAATGTGGCAATTGAACAGATAATCGCCTGGAATCCTGATGTTATCCTTGTTGCATGCTCCGACCCTGAGGATGCCGGACTTCAGTTCATCCTTGATGCTCCTGAACTTCAGTCAATTAAAGCGGTCAAAGAGGGAAAGGTCTATAATGTCTTTTATCCAAACTGCCGCGGCCGTCCGACTGACATCAATCTCATCAACCTGATCTATATCGCAAAGATACTTTATCCTGAAAAATTTGCCCATATAGATATGGAAGCTGAAGGAAACGAGATTAAAGAGGCATTCCTTGATACAGATGGTGTATATACTGCATATTCTGAATACCTTAAATTCCCGGTGGAGCAGAAGGTATGA
- a CDS encoding ATP-binding protein: MNSEYSCRRIYLHAHKSAVKNDIHNLASRNNFPDKAMNEIDLIAAELASNHIKHDTINGRIKYGVFTDEKSGTYLEIISEDEGPGIPDYELALEDGYTTSSRSMGVGLGSVRRLSDEFSIKSSVSGTTIAIKKYAEKIPVIPEKKLMISVLTRPHPLENVCGDGYYIERFKNGACIAVIDGLGHGIHAREASACAEEYLRNNASKTSIKLLIDGLGEKLKKTRGAVASIMFINDDRGFMEFGGVGDISVHLYPKEDHISFQSVPGILGMKRREVKVQSYPWVSGRNMAVIHSDGISAKINLDDCMPEEKPDIIAHYIMNKYWRKNDDGTVMVVK, from the coding sequence ATGAATTCTGAATACAGTTGCAGAAGGATATATCTGCATGCACACAAATCAGCGGTAAAAAACGACATCCACAACCTTGCATCCCGGAATAATTTCCCGGATAAAGCGATGAATGAGATCGATCTCATTGCCGCAGAACTTGCCTCAAACCATATAAAACATGATACAATAAACGGAAGGATAAAATACGGAGTATTCACAGATGAAAAATCCGGAACTTATCTTGAGATAATTTCGGAAGATGAAGGGCCGGGCATCCCTGATTATGAACTTGCCCTTGAAGACGGATATACGACCTCATCCAGAAGTATGGGCGTCGGGCTTGGTTCAGTAAGAAGACTATCCGATGAATTCAGCATAAAATCCAGTGTTTCCGGGACGACAATAGCCATAAAAAAATACGCGGAGAAGATCCCCGTAATTCCGGAAAAGAAGCTTATGATAAGTGTCCTCACACGACCACATCCGCTTGAAAATGTCTGCGGGGATGGCTATTATATTGAGAGGTTTAAAAACGGGGCATGTATAGCTGTGATAGACGGCCTTGGACACGGCATTCATGCCCGTGAGGCTTCTGCATGTGCAGAGGAATATTTAAGGAATAACGCCTCAAAAACTTCAATAAAACTGCTGATTGACGGCCTCGGTGAGAAACTTAAAAAGACAAGGGGGGCAGTGGCGAGTATTATGTTCATCAATGACGATAGGGGATTTATGGAGTTTGGAGGTGTCGGGGATATATCAGTTCATCTCTATCCAAAGGAGGACCATATCAGTTTTCAGTCAGTACCCGGCATTCTTGGTATGAAAAGAAGGGAAGTAAAAGTTCAGTCTTACCCCTGGGTTTCAGGCAGAAATATGGCAGTCATACATTCTGATGGCATCAGTGCAAAAATTAACCTTGATGACTGCATGCCGGAGGAGAAACCTGATATTATTGCACATTATATCATGAATAAATACTGGCGGAAGAATGATGACGGAACAGTCATGGTGGTGAAATAA
- a CDS encoding STAS domain-containing protein — MDRIPILKLQSYLLVSIQTDLHDLIITALQEDILEEISKTGARGVLIDISALDIVDSFMARTLRDCGIMAGLLGAKVVITGIQPAVAITLVDLGLDLSGITTACDIDSGFEILQEISAGR, encoded by the coding sequence ATCTTCTCGTCTCCATTCAGACAGATCTCCATGATCTGATAATCACTGCCCTTCAGGAGGATATTCTTGAGGAGATATCAAAAACAGGGGCCAGAGGAGTACTGATAGACATATCTGCCCTTGACATTGTGGATTCATTTATGGCAAGGACACTGAGGGACTGCGGCATTATGGCCGGACTTTTGGGTGCAAAGGTTGTTATAACAGGGATTCAGCCGGCAGTTGCCATAACACTTGTGGACCTTGGGCTTGACCTCTCCGGGATAACAACCGCATGTGACATTGACAGCGGCTTTGAGATATTGCAGGAAATTTCCGCGGGGAGATGA
- a CDS encoding ATP-binding protein: MFLKSVEIKDESDILTSRRMVRDASSGMGFGIVDQTKLATAASELSRNIYRYAGCGTVIIESVESPNGIKVIFEDFGPGIEDTDIAMQEGYTTTPGSLGLGLSGSKRLVDEMNIHSEPEKGTRIEIIKYLP; the protein is encoded by the coding sequence ATGTTTCTTAAATCTGTGGAGATAAAAGATGAAAGCGATATTCTCACCTCAAGGAGGATGGTCAGGGATGCTTCTTCAGGCATGGGATTTGGAATAGTGGACCAGACAAAACTTGCAACAGCAGCTTCCGAACTGTCCCGGAATATATACAGATATGCAGGATGCGGAACGGTCATCATTGAGAGTGTAGAAAGTCCGAACGGAATAAAAGTAATATTTGAGGATTTTGGGCCTGGGATAGAGGACACAGACATTGCGATGCAGGAAGGCTATACAACAACTCCGGGAAGCCTTGGCCTTGGTCTTTCCGGATCAAAACGGCTTGTTGATGAGATGAATATCCATTCAGAACCCGAAAAAGGGACAAGAATTGAAATTATCAAGTACCTGCCATGA